Genomic DNA from Comamonas resistens:
TCATGCATCAAGACCCATCCAAGGAGACACCCATGCAATTACGCGCCACCGCCCTGGCGAGCAGCCTGCTCATTGCCATCGCCAGCCTGGCCGCGTGCAGCAGCACGCCCTCGGACACTACAGCCACCAATGCCAGCTCCTCTTCCAGGACCGCAGTTTCCGCAGCTCCGGCAACAGCCTCCCAGACAGCCAGCGCCCAGGCCGCCGCTGCGGCCTATGACTTCGACATGGACGTGTTCCATCCAGTGGAAGCCAGGAACGGCATGGTGGCGACCGAACAGGAGCTGGCCACGCAGATCGGCGTGGACATTCTGAAAGCCGGCGGTAACGCCGTGGATGCGGCGGTAGCCGTGGGCTTTGCGCTGGCCGTGGCCCTGCCGAACGCCGGCAACATAGGCGGCGGCGGCTTCATGATGGTGCATGACGCCAGGAGCGGCAAGGACATCGCGCTGGACTTCCGTGAAGTGGCCCCCAAAGGCGCCTCGCGCAATATGTATCTCGACGACAAGGGCCATGTCATCGACGGCAAGTCGCTCTACACCCACTACGCCGTGGGCGTACCCGGAACCGTGGCGGGCATGACGCATGCACTTTCGCGTTGGGGTTCCATGCCGCTGTCCAGGGTAATGGCGCCGGCCATTGCCCTGGCCGAAAAGGGCTACCCCGTGAGCGTGCCCCTGGCCAAGACGCTGGACCAGGAAAAGAAGAACATGGGCCAATGGCCTGCCACCCAGGCCATCTTCTGGAAAGGCGGCGCGCCCTTGAAGAGCGGCGACCGTCTGGTGCAGAAAGACCTGGCCCAATCCATGCGCCTGATCAGCCAGCAGGGCGCCAAGGCCTTCTATCAGGGCGCTATCGCACAGAAGATTGCCGCCGAGATGGCGCCGCATGCCAATGCCCTCACGCTGCAGGACCTGCGCGACTACAAGGTGGTGGAGCGCGAACCCGTGCGCGGCAGCTACCGTGGTTACCAGATCGTGACCATGCCGCCTCCGTCGTCGGGCGGCGCCCATCTGCTGCAGATCCTGAACATGATGGAGCGCTGGCCCATGAACCAGTGGGGCGCGGACAGCGCGCAAAGCGTGCACTACATGACCGAGGCAATGAAGCTGGCCTATGCCGACCGCTCCGAGTATCTGGGCGACCCGGACTTTGTGAAGATTCCGCTCAAGGGCCTGACATCCAAGCGCTACGCCGAATCGCTGGCAGCGAGTATCAAGCCACAGCAGGCAAGGCCCAGCCAGGACATCAGGCCCGGCAAGCCCCAGCCCTATGAAAGCGACCAGACCACGCATTACTCCGTGGTGGACAAGGCCGGCAATGCCGTGGCCGTGACCTACACGCTGAACACCAACTTCGGCAGTGGCATCGTGGCCAAGGGCACGGGCATTGTGCTTAACAACGAAATGGACGACTTCTCTGCCAAGCCCGGCGTGGCCAACGCCTATGGGCTGGTCGGTGGCGACGCCAATGCCGTGGCGGCTGGCAAGCGCCCCCTGTCTTCGATGACACCCACCATGGTGCTCAAGGATGGCAAGCCCGCACTGGTTACCGGCAGCCCCGGCGGCGCACGCATCATCACCACGGTGCTGCAGCAGATCGTCAACTACATCGACTTCGGCATGAACCCGCTGGAGGCTGCGGCCACGCCGCGTTTCCACCACCAGTGGACGCCCGATGAACTGCGTATCGAAAAAGGCTTTAGCGCCGACACCGTGACCCTGCTCAGGCAATGGGGCCACAAGGTGGAGCTCAAGCCTGCCATGGGGCGCACGCAGACCATAGAGATTCGTGACGGCATGCTGCTTGGCGCCTCCGACCCGCGCAATCCCGATGGCAAGACCATGGGCTATTGAGCCATTTCATCGCACTCAAAAAGCAAAAAAGCCGCGCTCCCCCGAGCGCGGCTTTTTCTTATGGGCGGCTACCGCCGTACGCGTGGCGTCGCCGCCCTCCCCACCTGAGACTTGCTTACTCGGCCTTTTGACCGATTTCGAAGTTAGCCTGGATTTCCAGGGCACGCACCATGCCGGAGTGATCCCAGGCAGCGCCGCCGTGGGCCACGCAGCTGTTGAACAGCTCTTGTGCCTGAGCCGTGTTGGGCAGAGACACACCCAGCTGACGAGCGCTGGACAGGGCCAGGTTCAGGTCCTTCTGGTGCAGGGCAATGCGGAAGCCAGGGTCGAAGGTGCGCTTGATCATGCGTTCGGCATGCACTTCCAGGATCTTGGAAGAGGCAAAGCCGCCCAGCAGGGCTTCACGCACGCGGGCTGGATCGGCACCGGCGCGCGATGCGAACAGCAGGGCTTCGGCCACGGCTTCGATGTTCAGAGCCACGATGATCTGGTTGGCCACCTTGGCGGTCTGACCGTCGCCGTTACCGCCCACCAGGGTGATGTTCTTGCCCATCTTGTCGAACAGGGGCTTGACGCGCTCGAAGGCTGCATCGGGGCCGCCGACCATGATGGACAGGGTGCCGTTCTTGGCGCCGACTTCGCCGCCGGAGACGGGAGCGTCCAGGTACTGGGCGCCAGCGGCTTCGATGCGCTTGGCGAATTCCTTGGTAGCCACGGGCGAGATGGAGGACATGTCCACCACGATCTTGCCGGAGCTGCCCTTCAGGCCAGCTGCCACGCCGTCTTCACCGAACAGCACCTTCTCCACGTCGGGAGTGTCGGGCACCATGATGAAGATGATGTCGGCGCGCTCGGCCACACCGCGAGCGGTAGTGCACTGGGTGGCGCTGGTATCGGCGATGTTGGCAGGCACCTTGCCCACGGTGTTGACGAACAGTTGGTGGCCGGCAGCAATCAGATGGCCGCACATGGGCGCGCCCATGATGCCCAGACCGATAAAGCCCAGCTTGAGAGAAGATGCGTTCATGGTTGTACTCCTAGATTTTTTGGATACTCGAATTCGATAGCTAGCAGCGCTTGCTCAGCAAGCGCTGCAGGCCTATTTGGCTTAGGCAGCGACAGCAGCCTTCTTCCAGCCGCCGATCTTTTCCAGCCAGCCCAGGCCCGATTCGGTGCCGTTGGCGGGCTTGTATTCGCAGCCGATCCAGCCGTCGTAGCCGATGCGGTCCAGGTGCGCGAACAGGAAGGGGTAGTTGATCTCGCCGGTGCCGGGTTCGTTGCGGCCGGGGTTGTCGGCCAGCTGGATGTGACCGATGCGAGCCAGT
This window encodes:
- the ggt gene encoding gamma-glutamyltransferase; the protein is MQLRATALASSLLIAIASLAACSSTPSDTTATNASSSSRTAVSAAPATASQTASAQAAAAAYDFDMDVFHPVEARNGMVATEQELATQIGVDILKAGGNAVDAAVAVGFALAVALPNAGNIGGGGFMMVHDARSGKDIALDFREVAPKGASRNMYLDDKGHVIDGKSLYTHYAVGVPGTVAGMTHALSRWGSMPLSRVMAPAIALAEKGYPVSVPLAKTLDQEKKNMGQWPATQAIFWKGGAPLKSGDRLVQKDLAQSMRLISQQGAKAFYQGAIAQKIAAEMAPHANALTLQDLRDYKVVEREPVRGSYRGYQIVTMPPPSSGGAHLLQILNMMERWPMNQWGADSAQSVHYMTEAMKLAYADRSEYLGDPDFVKIPLKGLTSKRYAESLAASIKPQQARPSQDIRPGKPQPYESDQTTHYSVVDKAGNAVAVTYTLNTNFGSGIVAKGTGIVLNNEMDDFSAKPGVANAYGLVGGDANAVAAGKRPLSSMTPTMVLKDGKPALVTGSPGGARIITTVLQQIVNYIDFGMNPLEAAATPRFHHQWTPDELRIEKGFSADTVTLLRQWGHKVELKPAMGRTQTIEIRDGMLLGASDPRNPDGKTMGY
- the glxR gene encoding 2-hydroxy-3-oxopropionate reductase, which translates into the protein MNASSLKLGFIGLGIMGAPMCGHLIAAGHQLFVNTVGKVPANIADTSATQCTTARGVAERADIIFIMVPDTPDVEKVLFGEDGVAAGLKGSSGKIVVDMSSISPVATKEFAKRIEAAGAQYLDAPVSGGEVGAKNGTLSIMVGGPDAAFERVKPLFDKMGKNITLVGGNGDGQTAKVANQIIVALNIEAVAEALLFASRAGADPARVREALLGGFASSKILEVHAERMIKRTFDPGFRIALHQKDLNLALSSARQLGVSLPNTAQAQELFNSCVAHGGAAWDHSGMVRALEIQANFEIGQKAE